In the genome of Monodelphis domestica isolate mMonDom1 chromosome 2, mMonDom1.pri, whole genome shotgun sequence, one region contains:
- the LOC100026980 gene encoding mitotic-spindle organizing protein 1-like, with protein MAGSNTSAAAAATAATNLNAVRETMDVLLEISRILNTGLDMETLSICVRLCEKGINPEALSSVIKELRKATEALKAAENMTS; from the coding sequence ATGGCAGGGAGTAATACCAGTGCTGCCGCCGCGGCGACCGCCGCAACCAACCTGAATGCTGTGAGAGAGACCATGGACGTTCTGCTTGAGATCTCAAGAATATTGAATACCGGCTTGGATATGGAAACACTCTCTATTTGTGTACGTCTGTGTGAGAAAGGAATAAACCCAGAGGCCTTATCCTCTGTTATTAAAGAACTTCGAAAGGCCACAGAAGCACTAAAGGCTGCTGAAAATATGACAAGCTGA